DNA sequence from the SAR202 cluster bacterium genome:
CTTGCAGCAGTCAGCGCTGCGGCGGGCGTACAGTGAGGTCAGCGGGAGCCTGCGACGGCTGCACCATAGGCATGTGGAGGCGATGGCAAAGGCGCTGGGAGAGAGCGGGAGGAAGGCGCTGAACCTGCCGAAGGAAGTGCTTTTTACTGTTGAGGGCGACAGAGTGGTCCTTGGGGTTGGGCCAGCGGCTGACCCTACCAGTCCGCCCCTTCTGGGCGAGCATCAGTTGGAGGCCCCAGGTGAGACGAGGGTGCCTGGGTGGGTAGTATCTGTACAGCATGTGAAAGATGGGAGTAAGGAGGACAGAAGCAGACGGTGGGTGGGGCTGCTGGATGCCGACGCGGCGGGGGAGAGGCTGTGCGTGCGAGGATGGAGGCCGGGGGACAGGTTCCAGCCGCTGGGAATGAAGGGCTATAAGAAGCTCCAGGACTTCTTTGTTGATGTTAAGACGCCTGAGAAGGAGCGCCGGAGGGTGCCGCTGCTGGTGTCGGAGAGGGGGATATTGTGGGTGGTGGGGCATAGGATAAGCGAGGCGGCGAAGGTGACGGAGGAGACCGGAAGGGTGATGCGGGTGGAGTTCCGGAGGAGCAGGCGCTAGGTCTTTGGAGTTTCCTGGGCGAGGGTGTCGGATGTTCTGGGGATGCCGCCGAATCGCAGGCGAAGGAGACCTTTGATGTCCTCCCAGGCGGTCTTTACCACCTTCACGCGGCTGTCCGGGTCGTCAACCCACTCGACGGGGACTTCTTTGATCTTAAAGCCGCGTTTGCTGGCGATGATGAGGAGTTCGGTGTCAAAGAACCAGTGGTTATTCTGGATGAGGGGGACCAAGGCGCGGGCGGCGCGCCGGGAGACCATTTTGAAGCCACACTGGGCGTCGTTGAAGGGGACGAAGAACATAGCCTTGATCATGACGTTGTAGCATCGAGAAATAACTTCGCGCTTGAGGGACCGGGTGACCTTGGAGCCGCGCTGGAGGCGACTTCCGATGGCTACGTCATAGCCTTCCTGAAGGGCGCGGAGCATTTTGGGGAAGGCCTCCAGTCGAGTCGAGAGGTCCACGTCCATGTAGCTGAGAAAGTCGGCGTTGCTGGCGAGCCAGGCGGTGCGAAGTGCCAGGCCGCGGCCTCGCTGTGGGATGTAGAGGTAGGAGACGCCCGGGATGGCGCGGGCCAGCTTCTCACTGACGGGGCGGGTGCCGTCGGTGGAGCCGTTGTCGGCGACGATGATGCGCCAGTCATACCCTGAGAGGTCTTTGCGGCAAAACTCGGACAGCGTGTTGATGCTCCAGCGGAGCTGCTGCTCCTCGTTAAGGACGGGAATGACGATGTCTACAGATGGCATAGGGCCTTAGATAGATTGTACCGAAGGCAGGCCCCTGGGTAAACGGAGGGGTTTTTGCCTGGGAAATTATTCGTTTCGTGGGCGGGTGAAACGAATCTCAGGCGGCGGTAAGGGGCGGGGAGGTTGTTTCTCCAAAATGGGAGTGTTTTTGTGCCTAAAGTACCCAAAAACAACTGGAACATCCTACCTCTGTATTGATTCGTTTTATCGATTTCAACAATTTCTCAGGAAAAAGATTTTTTAGGAGAACGAATCAAGATGCCAGGCGTGAGCCAGATACAGAATCGTTTTCTAAATTAATCTCTTCCTAGGCACCTCCGCGAGAGAAGTCCGCCGGTGAGCTGATTCGTAAGCAGAGGTAAAGGATATGGTAAAGCGGAGGCTTAAATCAATGAGCAAATGTCACTCGGCAGAGGCCTATAATTGGTATTGCAGCCAGGAGCAGACCTGTGGGATGACGGAGGAGAGGGCGCGGCGGTTGAGGACGAGGCCCCAGTGGGAGGCGCCCGGAACGCTGAGGCGGTCGGCTTTGAGCCAGAGGTTGTCGTAAAGATGCGACGGCCAGGCGGTGTCTTTTTCGCCGTTGACGATGAGGAGGGGGCAAGGGAGGGACTGGATGACGATGCCGCGTTTGCGTTCGTCGCGGGCGTGACGGGACTCTTTGGCGAGGGAGGCAAGGGCGATACGGCGCTCCTCCAGGTCCAGGTCGGGCATGGCGGGTTGATCATGAGGGTCCGATGAGGTAATGCCGTATTCCACGGAAGTGAACTCGCCGGTGCGGAGGGGAATGGATAAGTCAATGCGCTGGGTGGGAAGGCTGGGGGCAAGAGCGACGCAGGCGGAGGCGTGGCCCCGGGCGGCGGCCATCATCGCCACCAGGCCGCCCATGCTCCAGCCTATGAGGACCGATTTAGTAGGGAGCTCAGACACATAGGCAGAGACGTCGTCGGCGTAGTCGGACATGGTAGTGTGGGAGAGGTCGAAATTGGAGACGGGGGTATGGCCCCGGAGGTCGAGGGCGTGGATGGGCCAGCCCTGGGAGGCGAGGCAGCGGCGCCAGCACTTCCAGACGCCGGAGGAGTTGGCGGCGCCGTGGATGAAGAGGATGGGAGGTCTCGCCAAGTGATCCGGAATCGT
Encoded proteins:
- a CDS encoding glycosyltransferase family 2 protein; translation: MPSVDIVIPVLNEEQQLRWSINTLSEFCRKDLSGYDWRIIVADNGSTDGTRPVSEKLARAIPGVSYLYIPQRGRGLALRTAWLASNADFLSYMDVDLSTRLEAFPKMLRALQEGYDVAIGSRLQRGSKVTRSLKREVISRCYNVMIKAMFFVPFNDAQCGFKMVSRRAARALVPLIQNNHWFFDTELLIIASKRGFKIKEVPVEWVDDPDSRVKVVKTAWEDIKGLLRLRFGGIPRTSDTLAQETPKT
- a CDS encoding alpha/beta hydrolase, with product MTPTIPDHLARPPILFIHGAANSSGVWKCWRRCLASQGWPIHALDLRGHTPVSNFDLSHTTMSDYADDVSAYVSELPTKSVLIGWSMGGLVAMMAAARGHASACVALAPSLPTQRIDLSIPLRTGEFTSVEYGITSSDPHDQPAMPDLDLEERRIALASLAKESRHARDERKRGIVIQSLPCPLLIVNGEKDTAWPSHLYDNLWLKADRLSVPGASHWGLVLNRRALSSVIPQVCSWLQYQL